One genomic region from Deinococcus sp. Leaf326 encodes:
- a CDS encoding tyrosine-type recombinase/integrase has translation MTLELTVANLDLQTRADRVAGLEPEALKREGLRAARDRDEEGLWALTEAYLVTHGARGARVSHNTLESYRIGLQVFLAWAGPAGISLIRPGGSMGFRYARHLEASGLAPSSVRNRLAGARAIYTALRWSGATDAAPFTDVRAAYDPVPRWEKRQPYAPEDLALLLLHAGVQEAVIVVLGAHSGLRATEMTTLLRKDLHLDAPEPYLVVTGKRQRRQAVALSRTAVAVLRSWLSASPNYGPWVLRMRTRQGVEKAMRRTCVAAGVQYEGREVHGLRHTAGTRIYVESQDLLAVRDHLRHRTVDSSEIYVNYARKGKKKPVADW, from the coding sequence ATGACCCTGGAACTGACGGTCGCCAACCTGGACCTCCAGACCCGAGCCGACCGGGTCGCCGGCCTCGAACCCGAAGCCCTCAAACGCGAAGGCCTCCGCGCCGCCCGCGATCGGGACGAGGAAGGACTCTGGGCACTCACCGAGGCCTACCTCGTTACTCACGGTGCTCGGGGTGCCCGGGTCAGTCACAACACCCTGGAGAGTTACCGCATCGGCCTGCAGGTGTTCCTCGCTTGGGCCGGACCCGCAGGCATCAGCCTGATCCGCCCCGGCGGCAGCATGGGCTTCAGATATGCGCGTCACCTGGAGGCCAGTGGCCTAGCCCCCAGCAGCGTTCGCAACCGCCTCGCCGGCGCCAGAGCGATCTACACCGCCCTGCGCTGGAGTGGCGCCACCGACGCCGCCCCTTTCACCGACGTCCGGGCCGCCTATGACCCGGTGCCGCGATGGGAAAAGCGTCAACCCTACGCCCCCGAAGACCTCGCGCTGTTGTTGCTGCACGCCGGGGTTCAGGAAGCTGTAATCGTGGTCCTGGGCGCTCACTCAGGCTTGCGGGCCACCGAGATGACCACGCTGCTGCGCAAGGACCTGCACCTCGATGCGCCGGAGCCGTACCTGGTCGTGACCGGCAAGAGACAGCGCCGCCAAGCAGTCGCGCTCTCACGCACCGCCGTGGCCGTGCTGCGCTCGTGGCTCAGTGCGTCGCCCAACTACGGCCCCTGGGTGCTGCGGATGCGCACCCGCCAGGGCGTCGAAAAGGCCATGCGCCGCACCTGCGTGGCAGCCGGTGTCCAGTACGAGGGCCGCGAGGTCCACGGTCTGCGGCATACAGCAGGAACTCGGATCTATGTGGAGAGTCAGGACCTGCTCGCTGTCCGCGACCATCTACGGCACCGGACTGTGGACAGCAGCGAGATCTACGTTAACTACGCCCGGAAGGGCAAGAAGAAGCCGGTCGCCGACTGGTGA